In Pseudoalteromonas tetraodonis, the genomic window GATGTTTTTATTTTTTATATCTGCATGCTCAATCGCACTGCGATGATAAGCCTTAAACAAACGATCAAACTCACCGTTTTTACGCATAATAGCTAAGCCTTTCTCAACCGCTTGCGCTATTTCGGGCTTTTCTTTACTAAAAAAGAAGTAGATTGCACTTGGGTATTGCAACAATAAGTGTGGCACTATCGTGAGGTTAGCACCGGCTTCATCTTTAAAGGTATTGAACTCAGTTTCAACCTCTAACACAGAACGAGGAAATACATCACCTCGGCCTTTTATCAACATATTAAATAACGAACTATATTCGATTGATGTCGATACAGTTAAGCCGTTATCCTGCAGTATTTGTGTGTCAGGCCAATCATGCCCTTGAATAAAGTGTATGCTTTTAAAGTCGCTCAGGGTATTGATGTTTAATAAGGTATTCACTTTATCCTGTGTAGTTACCAAAACACGCCACCCATATAACCCCTTAAATATAGGCACTCTAACGGGTAGTAATTGTTGCTCACGCTGTTTAGAGGTCATGGTCCAAGCTACGTTTATTTCATCATTATGAAGAATTTGCTTTAACGCGCGGCTCTGTGGCATCGAAATACTTGAGGGTTGTAATGTAAAATTCTCTCCGCTGAATTGCAGAGCTGTTCTTAATAGTACTAACGGGTATAATATTTCATCTTCACCACTGCGCATTGTTTTGGGGTATACAACATGCAAACTAGAAACGGTGTTTTTGCTATTATTTTCTATTGCCCATGCAAATGTTGTCAGTGAACTGAAAAAATATAAACATGTAAAAAAAATAGCTAACCGCATAATCGTTTATCTACTTAAAAGTAATAACACCGCGCTTACTATCACAATAGCAAAGGTGAACATCATGCTCAATCCACGTGCCTTTAAATTATTGTTAATGATGGCAGAACCATGAACAACACGGCTGATAAATAATAAACCGCCTAGTGCATGTACATAATGACTAGCTAACCCTTGATACTCCAATAAAAAAACTAAAATTAAGCTAATGGGCACGTACTCAATAAAATTACCATGCGCTCGGGTTGCACGTTCAAGCGCGGTATTACTG contains:
- a CDS encoding substrate-binding periplasmic protein, whose product is MRLAIFFTCLYFFSSLTTFAWAIENNSKNTVSSLHVVYPKTMRSGEDEILYPLVLLRTALQFSGENFTLQPSSISMPQSRALKQILHNDEINVAWTMTSKQREQQLLPVRVPIFKGLYGWRVLVTTQDKVNTLLNINTLSDFKSIHFIQGHDWPDTQILQDNGLTVSTSIEYSSLFNMLIKGRGDVFPRSVLEVETEFNTFKDEAGANLTIVPHLLLQYPSAIYFFFSKEKPEIAQAVEKGLAIMRKNGEFDRLFKAYHRSAIEHADIKNKNIIKLKNNQLPALTPLNDASLWFSEKDI
- a CDS encoding MAPEG family protein; the protein is MIISSYAALLALYYIYLSVNIIKIRKAEGISLGNGSNTALERATRAHGNFIEYVPISLILVFLLEYQGLASHYVHALGGLLFISRVVHGSAIINNNLKARGLSMMFTFAIVIVSAVLLLLSR